A genomic stretch from Setaria italica strain Yugu1 chromosome VII, Setaria_italica_v2.0, whole genome shotgun sequence includes:
- the LOC101785181 gene encoding protein FLOURY 1: MGRKKNGGSGAGFLKPLGGLLSASMPGAGAVFFLVGSALGFVAVLHASESEGAGGEWASAARGAARRAAELADSVGSHHLLIAISLLFLAASVWRLGKRCAAVEGLAGSADSAVRALLVGGVVCAVCGSKIQALKRGRRVAERTHSDSSNGYPDKPISRSLAAEFEQEADKDEEDNAGESSDSDEGNVQYLRRRLKEERLLKEVALEELEKERLAAASAADEAMAKIACLRSEKALVEREARQLQEMAKQKQLYDRQVIESLQWVIMKSGMQGWEPEAASDPAASETSEDDRDRK, from the coding sequence ATGGGCCGCAAGAAGAACGGCGGTTCCGGTGCCGGCTTTCTGAAGCCGCTCGGCGGCCTCCTTTCCGCCAGTATGCCCGGAGCCGGCGCGGTGTTCTTCCTCGTCGGCTCCGCGCTCGGCTTCGTGGCGGTGCTCCACGCATCCGAGtcggagggggccggcggcgagtgGGCTTCCGCGGCGCGGGGGGCTGCTCGGCGGGCTGCTGAACTGGCGGACTCGGTCGGCTCCCACCACCTGCTCATCGCAATCTCGCTTCTCTTCCTAGCCGCCAGTGTCTGGCGCCTCGGCAAGCGctgcgccgccgtggaggggctCGCCGGCAGCGCGGATTCTGCGGTGCGGGCATTGCTCGTGGGGGGTGTCGTGTGCGCCGTTTGTGGGTCGAAGATTCAGGCCCTGAAGAGAGGCCGCCGTGTTGCGGAGCGCACCCACTCGGATTCCTCGAACGGCTACCCTGACAAGCCGATCTCGAGGTCGTTGGCTGCTGAATTCGAGCAGGAGGCTGACAAGGATGAAGAGGATAATGCAGGCGAAAGCAGCGATTCAGATGAAGGCAATGTGCAGTATCTGAGGAGGAGGCTCAAGGAGGAGAGGCTGCTGAAGGAGGTTGCGCTCGAAGAGCTAGAGAAGGAGAGGCTGGCGGCGGCATCTGCCGCCGATGAGGCCATGGCCAAGATTGCCTGCCTGCGTAGCGAGAAGGCGCTGGTGGAGAGGGAGGCGAGGCAGTTACAGGAGATGGCAAAGCAGAAGCAGCTGTATGATCGACAGGTGATTGAGTCGCTCCAATGGGTGATCATGAAATCTGGAATGCAAGGCTGGGAGCCTGAAGCCGCATCTGATCCAGCTGCGTCGGAAACAAGCGAGGATGACAGAGATAGGAAGTAG
- the LOC101784379 gene encoding probable inactive receptor kinase RLK902, with translation MPPPRAAAAVPVALLILALAAGAARAADDLASDAAALQAFLAPFGSATVSWNASRPACSWTGVVCTGGRVTEIHLPGDGLRGALPVGVLGGLTKLAVLSLRYNALSGPLPPDLASCVELRVINLQSNLLSGELPAAVLALPALTQLNLAENRFSGRIPPSIAKNGRLQVLYLDGNRLTGVLPNVSMPSLTMLNVSFNNLTGEVPKGLSGMPATSFLGMPLCGKPLPPCRVPSTPESPTRPPALAPEAPAASPDNRGRGRHHLAGGAIAGIVIGCAFGFLLIAAVLVLVCGALRREPRSTYRSHDAVAAELALHSKEAMSPNGYTPRVSDARPPPSVPPAVAAASVGKKKLFFFGRIPRPYDLEDLLRASAEVLGKGTYGTTYKAAIESGPVMAVKRLKETSLPEREFRDKVAAIGGIDHPNVVPLQAYYFSKDEKLMVYEFVAMGSLSSMLHGNRGSGRSPLSWESRRRIALASARGLEYIHATGSMVTHGNIRSSNILLSRSVDARVADHGLAHLVGPAGAPAATRVAGYRAPEVVADPRRVSQKADVYSFGVLLLEMLTGKAPTHAVLHDEGVDLPRWARSVVKEEWTAEVFDTELLRHPGAEEQMVEMLRLAMDCTVPAPDQRPAMPEIVARIEEIGTAGSASTARSGRSASMDEADDRPLRPTGSIRQS, from the exons AtgcccccgccgcgcgccgccgccgccgtgccggtgGCGCTGCTGATCCTGGCCCTGGCGGCCGGTGCGGCCCGGGCCGCCGACGACCTGGCCTCGGACGCCGCGGCGCTGCAGGCCTTCCTGGCGCCGTTCGGGTCCGCGACCGTGTCGTGGAACGCGTCCCGGCCGGCCTGCTCCTGGACGGGCGTCGTCTGCACGGGCGGCCGCGTCACGGAGATCCACCTGCCCGGGGACGGTCTCCGGGGCGCGCTCCCCGTCGGCGTGCTCGGCGGGCTCACGAAGCTCGCCGTGCTGTCGCTGCGGTACAACGCGCTCTCcggcccgctgccgccggaccTCGCCTCCTGCGTCGAGCTCCGGGTGATCAACCTGCAGTCCAACCTCCTCTCCGGCGAGctcccggcggcggtgctggcgcTCCCGGCGCTGACGCAGCTCAACCTCGCGGAGAACCGCTTCTCCGGGAGGATACCGCCGAGCATTGCCAAGAACGGGCGGCTGCAAGTTCTCTACCTCGACGGCAACCGCCTCACGGGGGTGCTGCCGAACGTCAGCATGCCGTCGCTCACCATGTTAAACGTCTCCTtcaacaacctcaccggcgagGTGCCTAAGGGCCTCAGCGGCATGCCGGCGACGTCTTTCCTCGGCATGCCGTTGTGCGGCAAGCCCCTCCCGCCGTGCCGGGTGCCAAGTACGCCGGAATCACCGACGCGGCCTCCCGCGCTCGCGCCCGAAGCACCGGCGGCCTCGCCAGACAACCGCGGACGAGGCAGGCACCACCTCGCCGGTGGCGCCATCGCAGGCATTGTGATTGGCTGTGCGTTCGGCTTCTTGCTCATCGCGGCCGTTCTCGTCCTCGTGTGTGGCGCGCTAAGGCGCGAGCCAAGATCAACCTACCGCAGCCATGACGCCGTCGCGGCAGAGCTGGCGCTGCACAGCAAAGAGGCAATGAGCCCCAACGGCTACACTCCGCGGGTCTCCGACGCGAGGCCGCCGCCTTCGGTGCCgcctgccgtcgccgccgcatccgtggggaagaagaagcttTTCTTCTTCGGGAGGATCCCTCGGCCCTACGACCTCGAGGACCTGCTGCGCGCGTCCGCCGAGGTTCTCGGCAAGGGCACGTACGGCACCACGTACAAGGCCGCGATTGAGTCCGGGCCGGTCATGGCGGTGAAGCGCCTCAAGGAGACCTCGCTGCCGGAGCGCGAGTTCCGGGACAAGGTCGCGGCGATCGGCGGCATCGACCACCCCAACGTCGTGCCCCTGCAGGCCTATTACTTCAGCAAGGACGAGAAGCTCATGGTGTACGAGTTCGTGGCCATGGGCAGCCTCTCCTCCATGCTTCACG GCAACCGCGGCTCCGGCCGGTCGCCGCTGAGCTGGGAGTCGAGGAGGCGCATTGCGCTGGCCTCTGCGCGCGGCCTCGAGTACATCCACGCCACGGGCTCCATGGTGACGCACGGCAACATCAGGTCCTCCAACATCCTCCTCAGCCGGTCGGTGGACGCGCGCGTGGCCGACCACGGCCTGGCGCACCTCGTCGGCCCCGCGGGCGCGCCAGCGGCGACCCGCGTCGCGGGGTACCGCGCGCCGGAGGTCGTGGCGGACCCGCGCCGGGTGTCGCAGAAGgccgacgtgtacagcttcggcgtgcTGCTCCTGGAGATGCTGACGGGGAAGGCGCCGACGCACGCCGTGCTGCACGACGAGGGCGTGGACCTCCCGCGGTGGGCGCGCTCCGTGGTGAAGGAGGAGTGGACGGCCGAGGTGTTCGACACGGAGCTGCTCAGGCACCCCGGCGCCGAGGAGCAGATGGTGGAGATGCTGCGGCTGGCCATGGACTGCACCGTGCCCGCACCGGACCAGCGGCCGGCGATGCCAGAGATCGTGGCGCGCATCGAGGAGATCGGCACCGCCGGgtcggcgtcgacggcgaggtCCGGACGGAGCGCGTCCATGGACGAGGCCGACGACCGGCCGCTGAGGCCCACCGGATCGATCCGTCAGAGCTAA
- the LOC101785992 gene encoding vacuolar iron transporter 1.1: protein MDGDGASRGQPMLEKRPSHRERHFTAGEVVRDVIMGVSDGLTVPFALAAGLSGASAPSSLVLTAGLAEVAAGAISMGLGGYLAAQSEADHYKREMKREQEEIITVPDTEAAEIGEIMSQYGLEPHEYGPVIDGLRRNPQAWLEFMMRFELGLEKPDPKRALQSACTIALSYVIGGLVPLLPYMFISTAQNAMLTSVGVTLVALLFFGYIKGRFTGNRPFTSAVQTAIIGALASAAAYGMAKAVQAR from the exons atggacggcgacggcgcctcTCGGGGCCAGCCGATGCTGGAGAAGCGGCCGAGCCACCGGGAGCGTCACTTCACGGCGGGGGAGGTGGTGCGCGACGTCATCATGGGGGTGTCCGACGGCCTCACCGTGCCCTTCGCCCTCGCCGCGGGGCTCTCCGGCGCCAGCGCACCCTCCTCGCTCGTCCtcaccgccggcctcgccgaggtcgccgccggcgccatctCCATGGGACTCGGAGG GTACCTTGCAGCCCAGAGCGAGGCAGATCATTACAAGCGGGAGATGAAGAGGGAGCAGGAGGAGATCATCACCGTCCCGGACACTG AGGCTGCTGAGATTGGAGAGATCATGTCGCAGTATGGGCTCGAGCCACACGAGTATGGCCCTGTCATAGATGGGCTCAGGAGGAATCCTCAAGCTTGGCTAGAGTTCATGATGAG GTTTGAGCTGGGATTGGAGAAACCAGATCCGAAAAGGGCCCTGCAAAGTGCCTGTACAATCGCACTATCTTATGTGATCGGTGGATTGGTCCCTCTCCTGCCCTACATGTTCATCTCCACAGCTCAAAATGCCATGCTCACATCTGTCGGAGTCACACTGGTAGCGCTGCTTTTTTTTGGCTACATCAAGGGTCGCTTTACTGGGAACCGCCCATTCACCAGCGCTGTCCAGACTGCTATTATTGGAGCGCTTGCTTCAGCTGCAGCATATGGGATGGCAAAGGCTGTTCAAGCTAGATAG
- the LOC101786397 gene encoding anthranilate synthase beta subunit 1, chloroplastic translates to MACSHLAAAPSAATAAARARSPAPSHAPAFARVPATPRLASGVLSARGGRAASPVAFAAVAAPVADLNGRPATEKQPIIVIDNYDSFTYNLCQYMGELGLNFEVYRNDELTIEDVKRKNPRGILISPGPGEPQDSGISLQTVLELGPTIPIFGVCMGLQCIGEAFGGKIIRAPSGVMHGKSSPVFYDEELGKALFNGLPNPFTAARYHSLVIEEETFPHDALEATAWTEDGLIMAARHKKYKHIQGVQFHPESIITPEGKKIILNFVKFIEELEKQRS, encoded by the exons ATGGCCTGCTCCCACCTCGCCGCGGCGCCTTCCGCGGCGACCGCCGCGGCCCGCGCGCGCTCCCCGGCTCCCTCCCATGCACCCGCCTTCGCGCGCGTCCCGGCGACGCCCC GTCTCGCGAGCGGCGTGCTGTCGGCTAGGGGCGGGAGGGCGGCGTCCCCCGTGGCCttcgccgcggtggcggcgccggtggcggacCTGAACGGCCGCCCGGCCACGGAGAAGCAGCCCATCATCGTCATCGACAACTACGACAGCTTTACCTACAACCTCTGCCAG TATATGGGGGAGCTTGGATTAAACTTCGAGGTGTATCGTAATGATGAACTGACCATAGAGGATGTAAAAAG GAAGAACCCAAGAGGAATACTTATTTCTCCAGGACCTG GTGAACCACAAGATTCTGGTATATCATTGCAGACTGTTCTTGAATTGGGCCCAACCATCCCAATTTTTGGAGTTTGTATGGGTCTGCAGTGCATCGGGGAGGCATTTGGAG GAAAGATTATCCGTGCTCCTTCTGGAGTGATGCATGGAAAAAGCTCTCCAGTTTTTTATGACGAGGAATTAGGAAAGGCCTTATTTAATGGCTTGCCAAA CCCTTTTACTGCCGCGAGGTACCACAGCTTGGTCATCGAGGAAGAAACCTTCCCACACGATGCTCTAGAGGCCACTGCATGGACTGAAGATGGGCTTATCATGGCTGCTCGTCACAAGAAGTACAAGCACATCCAG GGCGTCCAATTCCACCCGGAGAGCATCATCACCCCTGAGGGCAAGAAAATCATCCTCAACTTCGTCAAATTCATTGAGGAACTGGAGAAGCAGCGTTCGTAG
- the LOC101785588 gene encoding putative pentatricopeptide repeat-containing protein At1g09680, with product MRRALRPRPIQRRPPAAEPPPPVSPPWYAAPRSTLPPPGEADPLLVAASEVAFALPVHPAPLPAAAPAPLLRLLPAFTSAHFLSLLRCNPLSVPPLPLLSLFRILLASPPGLFRHTPASFLSVSHHLHGHRLPHLALPLLRLLVSRLGRDSPQRLLTQLLSTVSPDDPAPLVWELANAYADEGLLPDACSLVLLALRSGVRVPVTAWSGIMSRLPTAPEAYAFYLQLLDAGVPPEAKLFNVLMRDMIRSGELASARDVFDEMLRRGVRPTVVSFNTLISGLCKAANLDSANALRGLMAKVGVAPDVYTYGALMQGLCMAGRIQDALEMFEEMCERGVNPNTVVFTTLIDANCKEGNVAAGLELYREMAARGVQTDLVAYNALVNGLCRARDLKAANDIVEEMRNTGLKPDKVTYTTLIDGCCKEGELDMAMEMKREMSDEGVALDEVTYTALISGLSKAGRAVEAERVLCEMMEVGLEPDNTTYTMVIDAFCKNSDVKTGFKLLKEMQNKGRKLGVVTYNVVMNGLCRLGQMKNADMLLNAMLNIGVAPDDITYNILLDGHCKYGKVRDAEELKNAKGMVSDFGAYTSLINEVVKKKPTKSYHDNR from the coding sequence ATGCGCAGAgccctccgcccccgccccatccagcgccggccgccggccgctgaACCCCCGCCGCCCGTTTCTCCCCCATGGTACGCCGCGCCGCGGTCGACGCTCCCGCCCCCGGGCGAggccgatcccctcctcgtcgccgcgtcCGAGGTCGCGTTCGCCCTCCCCGTCCACCCCGcgccgctcccggccgccgcgcccgcgcccctcctccggctcctcccgGCCTTCACCTCCGCGCACTTCCTCTCGCTCCTCCGTTGCAACCCGCTCTCCgtcccgccgctcccgctcctctccctcttccgcatcctcctcgcctcccctcCGGGCCTCTTCCGCCACACCCCGGCCTCCTTCCTCTCCGTGTcccaccacctccacggccACCGTCTCCCCCATCTCGCGCTCCCCCTCCTCCGTCTGCTCGTATCCCGCCTGGGCCGCGACTCCCCGCAGCGGCTCCTCACGCAGCTCCTCTCCACGGTCTCCCCCGATGACCCGGCCCCTCTCGTGTGGGAGCTCGCCAATGCGTATGCTGACGAGGGCCTCCTGCCTGACGCCTGctccctcgtcctcctcgcgctccGCAGCGGCGTCCGTGTCCCAGTCACCGCCTGGTCTGGCATCATGAGCCGGCTTCCCACTGCTCCCGAAGCCTACGCCTTCTACCTGCAGCTGCTCGACGCGGGCGTGCCCCCAGAGGCCAAGCTCTTCAACGTGCTAATGCGCGACATGATTAGATCGGGCGAGCTTGCCAGCGCGCGGGACGTGTTCGATGAAATGCTGAGGAGGGGTGTGCGGCCGACGGTTGTGAGCTTCAACACCTTGATATCAGGACTATGCAAGGCGGCCAATCTGGACAGCGCAAACGCTCTGCGAGGGCTAATGGCGAAGGTAGGTGTCGCGCCAGATGTGTACACCTACGGTGCTTTGATGCAGGGGTTGTGCATGGCAGGGAGGATACAAGATGCATTGGAGATGTTTGAGGAAATGTGTGAGAGGGGCGTGAACCCCAACACTGTAGTGTTCACGACATTGATAGACGCAAATTGCAAGGAGGGAAATGTGGCAGCTGGGTTGGAGCTGTACCGGGAGATGGCAGCAAGGGGTGTCCAAACGGATTTGGTGGCATACAATGCATTGGTGAATGGCCTTTGTCGAGCGCGGGATTTGAAGGCTGCCAATGACATTGTGGAGGAGATGAGGAATACGGGTCTCAAGCCGGATAAGGTGACTTACACCACTCTCATTGATGGATGCTGCAAGGAGGGGGAGTTGGACATGGCAATGGAGATGAAACGGGAGATGTCGGATGAAGGGGTTGCATTGGACGAGGTCACTTACACGGCGCTCATCTCGGGACTGAGCAAGGCAGGGCGTGCTGTTGAAGCAGAAAGGGTTCTATGCGAGATGATGGAGGTTGGTTTGGAACCTGACAACACGACTTACACAATGGTGATTGATGCTTTCTGTAAGAATAGTGATGTGAAGACAGGCTTTAAGCTACTGAAAGAGATGCAGAATAAGGGTCGAAAACTGGGAGTTGTGACATATAATGTGGTTATGAATGGGCTCTGTAGGTTGGGCCAGATGAAGAATGCGGACATGCTTCTGAATGCGATGCTTAATATTGGGGTGGCCCCAGATGATATAACATACAACATTCTTTTGGATGGACATTGCAAGTATGGAAAAGTTAGAGATGCTGAAGAACTGAAGAATGCGAAAGGAATGGTTTCAGATTTTGGGGCTTATACTTCACTAATCAATGAAGTTGTCAAGAAGAAGCCAACTAAGAGTTACCATGATAATAGATAG
- the LOC101783972 gene encoding prohibitin-3, mitochondrial, with protein MAGGPAAVSFLTNIAKVAAGLGAAASLLSASLFTVDGGERAVIFDRFRGVLPQTVSEGTHFIVPWLQKPYIFDIRTRPHNFSSNSGTKDLQMVNLTLRLLSRPDVEHLPTIFTSLGLEYDDKVLPSIGNEVLKAVVAQFNADQLLTDRPHVSALVRDALIRRAREFNIILDDVAITHLSYGIEFSQAVEKKQVAQQEAERSKFLVAKAEQERRAAIVRAEGESESARLISEATAMAGTGLIELRRIEAAKEIAAELSRSPNVAYIPAGDNGKMLLGLNASGFGR; from the coding sequence atggccggcggtcCCGCTGCGGTGTCGTTCCTGACCAACATCGCGAAGGTGGCGGCGGGTCTCGGCGCCGCggcctccctcctctccgcgTCGCTCTTCAccgtcgacggcggcgagcgcgccgtcATCTTCGACCGGTTCCGCGGCGTGCTGCCCCAGACCGTCAGCGAGGGCACCCACTTCATCGTGCCCTGGCTCCAGAAGCCCTACATCTTCGACATCCGCACGCGCCCGCACAACTTCTCCTCCAACTCGGGCACCAAGGACCTGCAGATGGTCAACCTCacgctccgcctcctctcccgccCCGACGTCGAACACCTCCCCACCATCTTCACCTCCCTCGGCCTCGAGTACGACGACAAGGTGCTCCCCTCCATCGGCAACGAGGTGCTCAAGGCCGTCGTCGCCCAGTTCAACGCCGACCAGCTCCTCACCGACCGCCCCCACGTCTCCGCCCTCGTCCGCGACGCCCTCATCCGCCGCGCCCGCGAGTTCAACATCATCCTCGACGACGTCGCGATCACCCACCTCTCCTACGGTATCGAGTTCTCCCAGGCCGTCGAGAAGAAGCAGGTCGCGCAGCAGGAGGCCGAGCGCTCCAAGTTCCTCGTCGCCAAGGCCGAGCAGGAGAGGCGCGCGGCCATCGTGCGTGCTGAGGGAGAGAGTGAGTCCGCGCGCCTCATCTCTGAGGCCACGGCAATGGCTGGGACTGGGCTGATTGAGCtcaggaggatcgaggcggccAAGGAGATAGCCGCGGAGCTGTCTCGCTCGCCGAACGTGGCATACATTCCTGCTGGTGACAATGGCAAAATGCTGCTTGGTCTCAATGCTTCTGGATTTGGCCGGTGA